A genomic region of Vitis vinifera cultivar Pinot Noir 40024 chromosome 7, ASM3070453v1 contains the following coding sequences:
- the LOC104878462 gene encoding syntaxin-51 isoform X3: MASSSDSWIKEYYEASKLADDINGMISQRISLPTSGSETQRHASAIRRKITILGTRLDSLQSLLLKLPGKQPITEKEMNRRKDMLSNLRSKVSQMASTLNMSNFANRDSLLGPEIKPADAMSRTTGLDNQGLVGLQRQIMKGYLGPACRYNGLSPGASAEEPSDFEQADQGRLHLLLHAFIGYWNCDSDCCDFGADKILVIQTVCRLLWNRLLLSLLLKHVLLPLFWLP, encoded by the exons ATGGCATCTTCTTCAGACTCATGGATAAAGGAGTACTATGAAGCATCAAAACTTGCTGATGATATAAATGGCATGATTTCtcaaaggatttcacttcccaCATCAGGATCAGAAACACAGCGTCATGCATCTGCAATACGGAGAAAGATTACAATACTAGGGACTAGGCTCGATAGCTTACAGTCCCTTTTGTTGAAGCTTCCTGGAAAGCAGCCCAT AACAGAGAAAGAAATGAATCGCCGCAAGGACATGCTTTCAAATTTGAGATCAAAAGTGAGCCAAATGGCATCCACATTGAACATGTCAAACTTTGCAAACAGAGATAGCTTACTTGGGCCAGAAATAAAGCCTGCCGATGCCATGAGCAGAACAACTGGCTTGGACAACCAAGGACTTGTTGGTCTTCAGCGACAAATTATGAAAG GATACCTTGGACCAGCATGTAGATACAACGGACTCTCGCCTGGGG CGAGTGCAGAAGAACCTAGCGATTTTGAACAAGCGGACCAAGGGCGGTTGCACCTGCTTTTGCATGCTTTTATTGGTTATTGGAATTGTGATTCTGATTGTTGTGATTTTGGTGCTGATAAAATACTTGTGATACAAACTGTTTGTCGTTTGCTTTGGAATCGGCTTTTGTTATCCCTGTTGTTGAAACAtgttcttcttcctcttttctgGCTTCCCTGA
- the LOC104878462 gene encoding syntaxin-51 isoform X2, whose product MASSSDSWIKEYYEASKLADDINGMISQRISLPTSGSETQRHASAIRRKITILGTRLDSLQSLLLKLPGKQPITEKEMNRRKDMLSNLRSKVSQMASTLNMSNFANRDSLLGPEIKPADAMSRTTGLDNQGLVGLQRQIMKEQDEGLDNLEETVISTKHIALAVNEELDLHTRLIDTLDQHVDTTDSRLGRVQKNLAILNKRTKGGCTCFCMLLLVIGIVILIVVILVLIKYL is encoded by the exons ATGGCATCTTCTTCAGACTCATGGATAAAGGAGTACTATGAAGCATCAAAACTTGCTGATGATATAAATGGCATGATTTCtcaaaggatttcacttcccaCATCAGGATCAGAAACACAGCGTCATGCATCTGCAATACGGAGAAAGATTACAATACTAGGGACTAGGCTCGATAGCTTACAGTCCCTTTTGTTGAAGCTTCCTGGAAAGCAGCCCAT AACAGAGAAAGAAATGAATCGCCGCAAGGACATGCTTTCAAATTTGAGATCAAAAGTGAGCCAAATGGCATCCACATTGAACATGTCAAACTTTGCAAACAGAGATAGCTTACTTGGGCCAGAAATAAAGCCTGCCGATGCCATGAGCAGAACAACTGGCTTGGACAACCAAGGACTTGTTGGTCTTCAGCGACAAATTATGAAAG AACAAGATGAGGGCCTTGATAACTTAGAGGAGACAGTCATAAGTACAAAACATATTGCATTGGCGGTCAACGAGGAACTTGACTTGCACACTAGACTTATT GATACCTTGGACCAGCATGTAGATACAACGGACTCTCGCCTGGGG CGAGTGCAGAAGAACCTAGCGATTTTGAACAAGCGGACCAAGGGCGGTTGCACCTGCTTTTGCATGCTTTTATTGGTTATTGGAATTGTGATTCTGATTGTTGTGATTTTGGTGCTGATAAAATACTTGTGA